One part of the Tolypothrix sp. NIES-4075 genome encodes these proteins:
- a CDS encoding RNA-guided endonuclease InsQ/TnpB family protein, producing MLVFEAKLEGTKEQYQSLDEAIRTARFVRNACLRYWMDNLDIDRYDLSAYCAVLAADENFPWVNKLNSMARQASAERAWSAIARFFDNCKKGRPGKKGYPRFKKEQTHGSVEYKTSGYKLSADRRYITFSDGFKAGTFKLWGTRDLHFYQLRQFKRLRVVRRADGYYAQFCIDQERIANREPTGKTIGIDVGLNHFYTDSEGNAVENPRHLCKSEKSLKRLQRRFSKTKKGSKNRIKFRNRLARKHLKVSRQRKDFAVKLARCVVQSADLVAYEDLKVRNMVRNRHLAKSISDAAWTQFRQWIEYFGKVFGVATVAVAPYNTSQNCSNCGEIVKKSLSTRTHVCPHCGHTQDRDWNAALNILEIGLRTVGHTGTLIASGDIDLCVGGEIPPSKSGRRKRKPKE from the coding sequence ATGCTAGTATTTGAAGCAAAGCTTGAAGGAACAAAGGAGCAATATCAATCGCTGGATGAGGCGATTAGAACTGCTCGTTTTGTTCGTAACGCTTGCCTGAGATACTGGATGGATAACCTGGATATTGACAGGTACGATTTGAGTGCTTATTGTGCTGTACTCGCTGCTGATGAGAACTTCCCTTGGGTTAATAAGCTTAACTCTATGGCTCGACAAGCTTCTGCTGAAAGAGCGTGGAGTGCAATTGCTAGATTTTTTGACAATTGCAAGAAAGGTAGACCAGGGAAGAAAGGTTATCCACGCTTCAAAAAAGAACAAACTCACGGGAGCGTTGAGTACAAAACCAGTGGATACAAACTTTCTGCTGACCGTCGCTATATCACTTTTAGCGATGGATTTAAAGCAGGAACTTTCAAGCTCTGGGGTACTCGTGACTTGCATTTTTATCAGTTGAGACAGTTCAAGCGCTTGCGGGTTGTGCGTCGTGCCGATGGGTACTATGCACAATTTTGTATCGACCAAGAGCGAATAGCCAACCGTGAACCAACTGGCAAGACCATTGGGATTGATGTAGGACTCAACCATTTTTACACTGATAGCGAAGGCAATGCGGTTGAGAACCCACGCCATCTTTGTAAAAGCGAGAAGTCTTTGAAGCGTTTGCAACGCCGTTTTTCTAAAACTAAAAAAGGTTCCAAGAACAGAATCAAGTTTAGAAATAGACTCGCTCGTAAACACCTCAAAGTAAGTAGGCAGCGTAAAGACTTTGCCGTGAAGTTGGCAAGGTGCGTAGTCCAGTCGGCAGACTTGGTAGCCTACGAGGATTTGAAGGTACGAAACATGGTAAGAAATAGACACCTTGCCAAGTCGATTAGTGATGCCGCATGGACACAGTTTAGGCAATGGATTGAATATTTTGGCAAAGTATTTGGCGTGGCAACTGTTGCCGTTGCGCCCTATAATACGAGTCAAAACTGTTCTAACTGCGGTGAGATTGTTAAAAAATCCCTGAGTACTAGAACTCATGTATGTCCTCATTGTGGACATACGCAAGATCGGGATTGGAACGCTGCACTAAACATACTTGAGATTGGACTCCGTACTGTGGGGCACACAGGAACGTTAATCGCTTCTGGAGACATCGACCTCTGCGTGGGTGGAGAAATCCCTCCAAGTAAGTCGGGTCGTAGAAAGAGGAAACCCAAAGAGTAA
- a CDS encoding mechanosensitive ion channel family protein yields MDFNQIGSVAIALLTQFGLKIIGAILLWIVGQKLIDFGLKLVKRGFRTQHVDPTIVNYLVNIISVTLRIVLVVALLGFFGIETTSFAALLAAAGIAIGAAWGGLLANFAAGAFLIVFRPFKVGDFITAGGVTGTVVELGIFATTINTPDNVMTIVGNNKISSDNIQNFSANDYRRVDLVAQLHHDVGHEQAIALLKQRISQIPNVLKTPAPDVEILNFSLAGPVLAVRPYCSNDNYWQVYFDTNKAIREVFAEAGYPAPEQRYAFSSSSQNIADSLMPSPSIIT; encoded by the coding sequence ATGGATTTCAATCAGATAGGTTCGGTTGCGATCGCACTGTTAACTCAGTTTGGATTAAAGATTATAGGTGCGATTCTTTTGTGGATCGTCGGTCAAAAGTTAATTGACTTTGGTTTGAAGCTGGTGAAACGTGGTTTTAGAACTCAACACGTCGATCCGACAATCGTTAACTATCTTGTCAATATCATTTCCGTTACGCTGCGAATTGTCTTAGTTGTAGCACTTCTCGGCTTTTTTGGAATTGAAACAACCTCGTTTGCAGCACTTCTCGCAGCAGCTGGTATTGCTATTGGTGCAGCATGGGGTGGACTTTTGGCAAACTTTGCAGCGGGTGCTTTTTTAATTGTTTTTCGACCCTTTAAAGTTGGTGACTTCATTACTGCTGGAGGTGTCACAGGTACTGTTGTAGAACTAGGAATTTTTGCAACTACTATCAATACACCTGATAACGTGATGACAATTGTCGGAAATAACAAAATATCTTCTGATAATATCCAGAATTTTTCTGCTAATGATTACCGTCGCGTTGACTTAGTTGCCCAGTTGCATCATGATGTTGGGCATGAGCAAGCGATCGCACTTTTAAAACAGAGAATTAGCCAGATTCCTAATGTTCTGAAAACTCCAGCACCAGATGTAGAAATTCTCAACTTTAGCTTGGCAGGACCCGTCTTAGCAGTCCGTCCTTATTGCAGTAATGACAACTACTGGCAAGTTTATTTCGACACTAACAAAGCTATACGTGAAGTCTTTGCTGAGGCAGGGTATCCAGCGCCTGAACAACGTTACGCTTTTAGTAGCTCATCTCAGAATATAGCTGATTCTCTCATGCCATCGCCATCTATCATCACTTGA
- a CDS encoding zinc metalloprotease HtpX, with the protein MRNQLKTAALLAALSGLLIAISYWIIGGTSGVIVGIVIAAVTNLFSWYQSDKIALAAYRAQPVSRQQAPELYQMVQRLSDRANLPMPSIYIVPGAAANAFATGRDPEHAAVAVTEGILNLLPEDELEGVIAHELTHVANRDTLTQAVAATIAGAISFLSQMLSYSLWFGGSGSRDENRGANPLGLLFTIFLAPLAASVIQLAISRTREFSADAGSARLTGNPRALARALQRLEATARQIPMAGNPAFEPLLITNAFSGQFLSSLFSSHPSTEARVEALLKLEQELPRLQRV; encoded by the coding sequence ATGAGAAATCAATTGAAAACGGCAGCTTTACTAGCTGCCTTAAGTGGTCTTTTAATTGCGATTAGTTACTGGATAATTGGCGGTACTAGTGGCGTAATAGTCGGTATTGTTATAGCCGCAGTCACAAATTTATTTTCCTGGTATCAATCAGATAAAATTGCTTTAGCAGCTTATCGCGCCCAGCCAGTATCACGGCAACAAGCGCCAGAATTATATCAAATGGTGCAGAGATTGAGCGATCGCGCTAATCTTCCCATGCCCAGCATATACATTGTTCCTGGTGCAGCAGCTAACGCTTTCGCTACAGGACGAGATCCAGAACATGCCGCAGTCGCCGTCACCGAAGGCATTTTAAACTTATTGCCAGAGGATGAACTTGAAGGTGTTATTGCCCACGAACTCACCCACGTTGCGAATCGTGACACCTTAACTCAAGCGGTTGCAGCTACAATTGCCGGTGCGATTTCCTTCTTATCCCAGATGTTGAGCTACAGTTTATGGTTTGGCGGATCGGGATCGCGAGATGAAAATAGAGGCGCAAATCCTTTAGGATTGCTGTTTACAATATTTCTCGCACCGTTAGCAGCTAGCGTGATTCAGCTAGCAATATCCCGCACGCGAGAATTCTCCGCCGATGCTGGTTCTGCTAGATTAACAGGCAATCCCCGCGCTTTAGCCCGTGCGCTGCAACGTTTAGAAGCGACAGCACGACAAATTCCAATGGCAGGAAATCCCGCTTTTGAACCATTGTTAATTACAAATGCTTTCTCTGGACAATTCCTCAGCAGCTTATTTTCAAGTCACCCCTCGACTGAAGCGCGTGTTGAAGCATTGTTGAAATTAGAGCAAGAATTGCCTAGGTTGCAGAGAGTGTGA
- the crcB gene encoding fluoride efflux transporter CrcB, with product MIQAEIRNPIAISLGAIAGALSRYYLTLWFSDRFGVSFPYGTFFINISGCFAMGFFATFALNHVTIISPEVRLLVATGFLGAYTTFSTYGLDTVALLRNNIFTATFYWAGSAILGIICVQLGVILARLWR from the coding sequence ATGATACAAGCGGAAATTCGCAATCCAATCGCCATTAGTTTAGGAGCGATCGCCGGCGCTTTAAGTCGATATTATCTAACATTATGGTTTAGCGATCGCTTTGGAGTCAGTTTTCCCTATGGAACGTTTTTTATCAACATCAGCGGTTGTTTTGCGATGGGATTCTTCGCCACTTTTGCCTTAAATCATGTGACAATCATCTCTCCCGAAGTGCGTTTGTTAGTTGCAACAGGATTTTTAGGTGCTTACACAACTTTCTCAACTTACGGTTTAGATACAGTTGCTTTATTGCGTAATAACATCTTCACAGCAACTTTCTATTGGGCTGGCAGTGCAATACTAGGAATTATCTGCGTTCAGTTAGGCGTGATTTTAGCGAGATTGTGGAGGTAG
- a CDS encoding TIGR04283 family arsenosugar biosynthesis glycosyltransferase — protein MSWNIDAAKISIIIPVLNEAENIRQAIASTQPSTNIEVIVVDGGSQDDTYKMADNLNVTIISSIPGRAVQMNKGAMFAKGDILLFLHADTRLPSGFDVMIRTAIQQTGTVAGAFALRIDAEVASLRLVEWGVNMRSRFWQMPYGDQGIFLTKETFNKIGKFPELPFMEDFEIMRRLKRIGRITIIPVPVITSARRWLQKGICKTTLINQIVIIAYLLGVPPQRIVCWYRHQKFRKI, from the coding sequence GTGAGTTGGAATATTGACGCAGCCAAAATTTCTATTATCATCCCGGTTCTGAATGAAGCAGAAAATATCAGACAAGCGATCGCTTCTACTCAACCGAGTACAAATATAGAAGTAATCGTTGTAGATGGCGGCTCACAAGATGACACTTATAAAATGGCTGATAATTTAAATGTAACAATTATATCCTCTATTCCCGGTCGCGCAGTGCAAATGAACAAAGGCGCAATGTTTGCAAAAGGGGATATTCTGCTGTTTCTTCATGCGGATACACGGTTGCCGTCAGGATTCGATGTGATGATTCGCACAGCAATACAACAAACTGGCACAGTCGCTGGTGCTTTTGCCTTGCGAATTGATGCAGAAGTGGCAAGTCTGCGGTTGGTGGAATGGGGAGTGAATATGCGATCGCGTTTTTGGCAAATGCCTTATGGGGATCAAGGGATTTTTTTAACCAAAGAGACATTTAACAAAATCGGTAAGTTTCCGGAATTGCCCTTCATGGAAGACTTTGAAATCATGCGTCGTTTAAAACGCATCGGACGCATTACTATAATCCCCGTGCCAGTTATTACCTCAGCACGTCGATGGTTGCAAAAAGGAATTTGCAAAACCACGCTAATTAATCAAATTGTAATTATTGCTTATTTATTAGGCGTACCACCGCAACGAATTGTTTGCTGGTATCGGCATCAAAAATTTAGGAAGATTTAA
- a CDS encoding RibD family protein: MPIESENSINKSSPLKPDRPYTTVALAMSADGKISDVARSAAGFGSSVDRKHLDALVALADGLLIGAGTVRAGGTPLRVLDPILLEQRQNQGKSPQPVQIVCSSRGVINPQLKFFQEPIPRWLLTTSQGAKNWQQRSEFERILTVETQTKTINWVNAFEQLASLNIKSLSVLGGGELVASLLKADLIDEFWLTVCPLIFGGATAPTPVDGEGFLSQTAPRLELLSAEKIEEEIFVHYRIKR; encoded by the coding sequence ATGCCGATAGAATCAGAAAATAGCATAAATAAAAGTTCACCTTTAAAGCCTGACCGACCGTATACAACTGTGGCGTTAGCCATGAGTGCTGACGGAAAAATTTCTGATGTAGCGCGATCAGCTGCGGGTTTCGGCTCATCCGTAGATCGAAAGCATTTGGACGCGCTGGTCGCTCTTGCAGATGGTCTTTTAATTGGTGCTGGGACTGTTCGCGCAGGTGGGACGCCTTTAAGAGTGTTAGATCCTATCCTGCTTGAACAACGACAAAACCAGGGAAAATCTCCGCAACCAGTGCAAATTGTTTGCTCTAGTCGCGGTGTAATTAATCCACAATTAAAATTCTTTCAGGAGCCTATACCGCGCTGGCTACTTACTACTAGCCAAGGTGCTAAAAACTGGCAACAGCGATCGGAATTTGAGCGCATCTTAACAGTAGAAACACAAACCAAAACGATCAATTGGGTAAATGCCTTTGAGCAATTAGCAAGCCTGAATATAAAATCCCTAAGTGTGCTGGGTGGGGGCGAACTGGTTGCATCATTGTTAAAAGCCGACCTGATTGATGAGTTTTGGTTGACCGTTTGTCCATTGATTTTTGGAGGTGCAACAGCACCTACTCCCGTAGATGGTGAGGGATTTCTCTCTCAAACAGCTCCCCGCCTAGAGTTATTAAGTGCTGAGAAAATTGAAGAAGAAATCTTTGTTCACTACCGCATAAAACGCTGA
- a CDS encoding TVP38/TMEM64 family protein — translation MNQRRLKFKLKLLLLMCLVPCLIIAAKHIDIHGLVLTSIMWVKSLGFFGPIAFMIIYNLATVLFIPGSLLTLKGGCLFGVFWGSIYVLIAAVLGASLAFLIGRYLSRDWVCRKIEKNPKFKAIDRAVAKEGWKIVLLTRLSPVFPFNLLNYAFGVTQVSFKDYVLGSLGIIPGTIMYVYLGSIAGDLATMNISNQPSNLETQIGQWVMQAVGFIATVAVTVYVTKIAQKALNESMLTVEVTDETDKFKR, via the coding sequence ATGAATCAACGACGACTGAAATTTAAACTCAAACTATTACTATTAATGTGTCTGGTTCCCTGCTTAATAATAGCCGCCAAACACATCGACATTCACGGACTTGTGCTTACTTCAATCATGTGGGTTAAAAGTCTTGGCTTCTTCGGTCCAATTGCTTTTATGATAATTTATAACTTAGCTACAGTACTATTTATACCTGGTTCTCTACTGACACTAAAAGGTGGTTGTCTGTTTGGTGTATTTTGGGGTTCGATTTATGTTTTAATTGCGGCAGTATTAGGAGCAAGCTTGGCATTTTTAATTGGACGCTATCTATCACGCGATTGGGTTTGCCGAAAAATAGAAAAAAATCCGAAATTTAAAGCAATTGATCGAGCGGTTGCGAAAGAAGGTTGGAAAATTGTCCTGCTCACTCGCTTATCTCCTGTCTTTCCCTTCAATTTATTAAATTATGCTTTTGGCGTTACACAAGTTTCTTTTAAAGATTATGTTTTAGGTTCGCTTGGTATTATTCCTGGTACTATTATGTATGTTTATCTTGGTTCTATTGCAGGCGACTTGGCAACGATGAACATATCTAATCAGCCAAGCAATCTAGAAACTCAAATTGGGCAATGGGTAATGCAAGCAGTTGGGTTTATTGCCACGGTTGCTGTGACTGTATATGTGACAAAAATTGCTCAGAAAGCTTTAAATGAAAGTATGCTGACAGTAGAAGTTACGGATGAGACAGATAAGTTTAAGCGCTGA